The Clostridium sporogenes genome contains a region encoding:
- a CDS encoding retropepsin-like aspartic protease, protein MVKLQLKYGLPFCSIKLIYKDKEMILDNILLDTGSGGTVLKMDKVEEVGITIEENDIIETISGVGGSEFVYKKYVNSISIGDLILDNFKVEIGVMDYGFEINGIIGMDFLKSLGAVIDLDKMIVTKYK, encoded by the coding sequence ATGGTTAAACTCCAATTAAAATATGGACTCCCATTTTGCAGTATTAAATTAATTTATAAAGATAAAGAAATGATACTGGATAATATACTTTTAGATACAGGCTCAGGTGGTACTGTTTTAAAGATGGATAAAGTAGAAGAAGTAGGTATTACAATAGAAGAAAATGATATAATTGAGACTATTTCAGGTGTTGGAGGTTCAGAATTTGTTTATAAAAAATATGTAAATTCAATAAGTATAGGTGATTTAATTTTAGATAATTTTAAGGTGGAAATAGGAGTAATGGACTATGGGTTTGAAATAAATGGAATTATAGGAATGGATTTTTTAAAGTCCTTAGGGGCTGTCATTGATTTAGATAAAATGATAGTTACAAAATATAAATAA